GAGACAGTTGCAGCCAGAATCCGGTTTTGCACTCTGACAGATTGCACCTAGATGGCCAGCTAGAGACCTCTGATGGTTCCAAGTATccgagggggagccgtgttagtctggatctgcaaaagcaacgaggagtcttgtggcaccttagagactaacggatgtattggagcacaagctttcgtgggcaaagccccacTTCGTGCCCACAAACACTTATGCTCCAGTAcagctgttagtctctaaggtgcacaggactccttgtctccGATGGTTCAGTGCTTCAGTAGACTCCCGTTTGCTGTGGTTCAGCTGCTAGCCTGACACTGCTGTTACTGTGATTGGTAAAGGGTTAGGAGATGCCTGCGCTGTAGCAGCATCCCGTTTGTGACTAGTAGAGCTCACAGGCACCCAGGTGTGTGCTCCGGAGTCCTGACCAAATTCCAGCCTGAGTAATTCTGTTCCATCTCCTTAAATTCTCCCTGTCAGTTTCATTTTGGAGCAGGATTCTTCTTCTCTGCAGGACAGTTGCTAAGGAGAGGTGTTGCCACAGGCTGTCAGACAGCTGTCGCCCTCACTCCAGGAGCGGCTGTGTCTTTGCTGGGTGTAGGGTTTCTCTGCGCCGTCTGCAAGTGAACGAGGCTCTAGGGTACATCTCTGCTGGCGTGGGTATCTAATTACTTTCACTTGATGCCAAGCTCTCTCAGCACGCTGGCTAGGAATCCCATGGGCCAACCTGCAGCTATTTCATTAGGGCAGAGGGGTCTTGCTGCTGTGACGGGCTGAAATCGCTCTACTGCCGGGCTTGGAAAACCGAGTTTCCTTCCTTCAGTGGGCACGGGGGCTCTgttttccctcctctccttcagTCGGCTGCAGCGCTGCCATGGGAAACACCACCAGCGACCGCTTGTCTGGGGAGCGCCATGGCTCCAAATCGCACCGCTCTgatggggccagcagcacccACTCCAGCAAGGAGCACCCCCACAAGATCATGGTGGGCAGCACTGACGACCCCAATGTTTTCAGCACTCTGGACTCCAAGGTATGGGCTGGCCCCTCTGTCCCATTCCCCATCCCGGCAGGGTCGTGACCAACGATTCAGGCCACTGTGTTGGTGGCTCTGCTGAGCTCGTGTTGTAGCCGATCGGAGTCAGTGGGTTTTGTTGGCAATGCCTGGCTACCCTGCGGTGCATGCGGGTTGCCCCACTACAGTCGGTGCACAGGCACGACGGTGCACATAGAGCACCCCGATCAAAGCCAAAGGGCAGCGGGAGAAGGGGCCCGGTtagaagaaggtccagagaacggagaggggaggggagtggcgcAAAGGCTGTGTCACTTACTTGGACGGAGAAACCAGGGATTGACTCCAGCTCGCCCGCGGCTGAGGAATGTTCTCTCCGCTCCGCAATAACAATGCAATGCAGCTGAAGCTCCCCAGCTGAGACTCGGGGGGGACCGGCAGCCCTGATCCTCGCTGGGTCTGCGCCATGGCGAGGCCGTGAGCTGGCTCGTTTCCTTCGTGCAGCTTGCCGGCGAGAAGGAGTTTATGTCGTGGCAGCATGACCTGGAAGAGTCGGTCAAGCCTTCGCAGCAGGCTCGTCCCACTGTCATCCGCTGGGCTGACGGAGGCAAGGAGGTCTTCATCTCTGGGTCCTTCAACAACTGGAGTGCCAAGATCCCGCTCATCAAAAGGTATGGCCTTGCGCCGGCAGCCTCTGCACAAGCCACCGTGACGCGTGAGAGACACGCTGGTTACGTCACTTATGCAACCAGCCACTCTCCTAGACTTCTCCCTGGCCTTGCGGCCTTTGCGCAGACCGGGACATGGTCGTGGCTTTAGCAGCCTGTGTCGCTTGGAAAGCCAGCAGCGTTGCAAGTGAAATGAAGATGGTTATAACGTTTGCCGTGGCAAAACCCGACCTTCAAGAAATTCATCAGTTCAGGGTCTTGGGCTGGGTAACAAAACCACGGGAACGTCCCTAGTTCCGTGCAGCACTAGTCTGGCCTGGTGATTTTGGTATTAACACGTCCGACCTGtcggggtggggaagcactggaataaattgccccggggggttgtggagtctccatcgctggagatgtTTCAGAGCACCTGCCAGGGGTGacctagacggtgctgggtccggccatgaggacagggactggactcgatgcctcacGAGGTCCCTTGCAGGTCTAGTGTGCTAGGATTCCATGGATCCTTGCCGGCGTATTTGCCAGTGGAGTGATGGAATTGCTTGCACCAGTCCCATCAAACCAGTGTCAGGCACCACTTGGCAATGTTTGAGAAGCTGCTGAGTTATCCAGGCTGTGCCACACGTGTCCTCACGCCGGGCCTGCGCTTGCCTTGGCTCAGGTTGCGGGTGAGTGTCCGGGGCAGCCGGGGTGGGACTGGTCTGTGCGGGAGGGTCTCTTGCCACTGCAGGAATCCTGGCTGGGCTCCGGCGCCAGAGCCATggtgctggggctgtgtggcGTGACTCGGTGGCAGAGCCGTCTCCGTGCTGTTTCTGTAActgctctgtcctgctcctctcTCCGGCCAGCCACAACGACTTTGTCGCTATTCTGGACCTGCCCGAGGGCGAGCACCAGTACAAGTTTTTTGTGGATGGCCAGTGGGTTCACGACCCTTCCGAGGTAACCCGCCACGCTGCGTGGCTCCCCAGCACTCCTCTCGGCAgggccccgccagccccctgctctgcctccactctgccccttccctggagACTAGGGAGGCCTGGGGCTAGTAGCAGGGGCCGGGCCCACCCCGGCACTCGCTGGCGGGAAATGGAGTGACCCAGCCCTCTCCGGTCCCCCCGCTGCACTGCTCCCTTTCCGACCGCGGCCAGCGAGTGCAGGGGCGGGCCCAACACTGCTGCCTGCACCAGGTGCCCTGGGTCTGCCGCTCAGCCTCGTCCGGCGTCAGCGCCCCCTGCGCTAGGTCGGTTCAACGTCTCCCTGCTTGGCGAGGGCTGGCCAgcgccccctgctccccgccgtGCTCGGTGCAGCACTCTGCGCTGGGAGCATGCTGGGGCTGTTTGTGTGCTCCGGGCTAATGGCATAGCTCTGTGGGCCTCTGCATCCAGCCGGCCGCCACgtcccagccccctgcttccCAGGACTGGCGCTCCAGCCGATTCCTCCCCACGGCCGTGGCCGCGCCCACCCACTGGCGCTCCAGCCGATTCCTCCCCACGGCCGTGGCCGCGCTCACCCACTGGCGCTCCAGCCGATTCCTCCCCACGGCCGTGGCCACGCCCatccactggtgctccagccgaTTCCTCCCCACGGCCGTGGCCGCGCTCacccactggtgctccagccgaTTCCTCCCCACGGCCGTGGCCACGCCCatccactggtgctccagccgaTTCCTCCCCACGGCCGTGGCCACGCCCATCCACTGGCGCTCCAGCCGATTCCTCCCCACGGCCGTGGCCGCGCTCacccactggtgctccagccgaTTCCTCCCCACGGCCGTGGCCGCGCCCATCCACTGGCGCTCCAGCCGATTCCTCCCCACGGCCGTGGCCACGCCCatccactggtgctccagccgaTTCCTCCCCACGGCCGTGGCCACGCCCatccactggtgctccagccgaTTCCTCCCCACGGCCGTGGCCGCGCCCACCCACTGGCGCTCCAGCCGATGCCTCCCCACGGCCGTGGCCGCGCCCACCCACTGGCGTTCCAGCCGATGCCTCCCCACGGCCGTGGCCGCGCTCgtccactggtgctccagccgaTTCCTCCCCACGGCCGTGGCCGCGCCCACCCACTGGCGCTCCAGCCGATTCCTCCCCACGGCCGTGGCCGCGCCCATCCACTGGCGCTCCAGCCGATTCCTCCCCACGGCCGTGGCCGCGCCCGTCCACTGGCGCTCCAGCCGATTCCTCCCCACGGCCGTGGCCGCGCCCATCCACTGGCGCTCCAGCCAATGCCTCTCCGTGGCCGTGCCCTAGCACTgcctgggcagagggagcaggagggatctgGGGGCATTCTGGGATAGGAAATAGAATACCAGTTCCATCCACGTATTCTGCAGGGCCTGTGTGCGCCCAAACAGACCACGTAGCCCGTCCTATAACACCCCCGGTAACCCGCAGCCCTGTAAAAGGGGGGGGTGAGGGCCAGCAGTGCCCCTAGTATTAGTAAAGCTGAGGGCGGGGGCCGAGCTGCGCTTGCCCAGGAAGGCGCAGGGTGGGGCGTGAGGAGGGGGCATGCCTGTGTTCAGACCAGTCTTCAGCGGAGGGTTTCCCGAGCCTTAGGCGGCTCCCTGGCGTAGCTGCTTGACCTGCGCCCCTTGGCTGGCACGCGGCTGGGTAGTGTGGGCGGCTGCAGCGGGGGAGCTAAGGGGTGCATGGGTCGGGGCaggtggggcgggcgggggaagcgCGTGACTGAGCGTGCCGAGGGCGTGTCAGTGGATCATTGGCTTCTCTCTCTCCAGCCTGTGGTCACCAGCCAGATGGGCACCATCAACAACCTGATTCACGTCAAGAAGTCGGACTTCGAGGTGTTTGATGCGCTAAAGGTGGATTCTCTGGAGAGCTCAGAGACGTCCTGTCGAGGTGCGTTTTGTGTGGCACGTCCCCTGCTCTcgagagcggccaggctgggtcagacctgaggtccatctagcccagtgccctgtctgcccacagtggccagtgccaggtgtcccagagggagtgaatcaaacaggtagtgatcaagccatctccctcctgccagccatctccaccctctgacacacagaggctagagacaccattccttgcccatactggctaatagccattgatggacctaacctctgtgaatctatctagttctcttttaaaccctcttatttgtttttaaacctgctgcccattaatttcatttggtggctcctcGTTCTTagattatgggaacaagtcaagaacttttccttattcactttctccagccactcatgatttatagactctatcctgtccccccttagtcgcctcttttccaagcggaaaagtccccgtctctttaacctctcctcatctGGGACCCCTTCCAAACCGCtcagcattttagttgcccttctctgaaccttttccaatgccaagagatctgtTTTGAGGCTCTGTGTGACTTGCTCCCAGTGGTGCATTTCTGCGCCCCTCCAGACTCTGCGTTTGCCCCTCTGAGCAGCTGCTCTTAGTGCTCCCGCGTTGGACCGTGGCGAGTCGCTATCTGCCCTTTTGGTTACGAGCTGCCAAGCTGCCTTCCAGTTGTGTGTGACACTCCCCTGGGGCTCCTCGTTCCCGGCGAGAGGGGAATTCTCTCGTTCCTGCCGAGGGATGCTCCTTCCTGAGAGCTGGGCCCTTCGACTTCCGGCGGGATTGAAGCTGCTGCTAAGGGGTCCCCCGGTGGCGATGCCCATTTTGCCCCGTGCTCTGCTGCTCCAGTTTGGCGCATGCTTGGGGGTGGCTGCTGGCGGTCCTGGTTGCTGcggagaggagcaggggtgggctgCTGGCTTCCTGGAAGGGTGACCAGAGGGGGGGCTGTAATAAGCCCATAGCAATAGATATTCCAGGCATATTGGACACTTGCACATCTCACCGCCTCCTGGAGCCAGAAGCTCCTGTGTGCACCAGCTGGCTGGGACAATAATCCCTGAGACTCACCTGTCGAAACCCTGCGGCTTCCTTCTGCTCCCACTGCAGCAAAGATCTGGGTCCCTTCTCCAGCCCGCCCTGGAGCGCTGGCTCGGGTCAGGCACGCGCCGGAGTCCTGCACAGCGCGCCATGCGGGCCATGCCCAGTGCGGCTGCGTGTGCATCTCCCGCAGCGAGCCTCTGACCACCCCGTGGTCTGGCACCCGGGTGCATCCCCCTTGGAAGCTGCAGCCCAGGCTGTGAAGCCGAGAGTGTCTGTGGCATACGTAGGCCCTGGGCCGGCCCAGGGTTCTTTGTGCGAGAaggagcctgctggctgcccctagTCCGCCCCGGGCCCTAGGGAATGGTGCTGGAGCTTTGGGCAGACTCCTTTAACTCGCCTTGCTGTGTTGCGTAGACCTGTCTAGCTCCCCGCCAGGACTCTATGGCCAGGAGATGTACGTGTACCGCCCCGAGGAGCGCTTCAAATCCCCACCCATCCTTCCTCCGCACCTCCTCCAAGTCATCCTCAACAAGGACACCAACATCTCGGTGAGTCCAGCCGCCCCTCTGGCCGGGAGCAAGGGGAGTTGGGCTGAGTGCAGAGGCTGTCCGAAGCAGGAAGGGGGCCGGGGTCCCCCTAGGGTGTTGTAGGGCACCGCGGGTCAGTGCTCCACCTGGGGCCAGACAGGGTCTCCGTGTGCGTAGAACCATCGCTCACTAGACTGGCAGGAGCCTCGGGAggcctcaagtccagtcccctgcccagggcCGGACCAAGCCCTGGCTCCTTGCTCTGGAGAGCGGAACTCGAACCCCGAGTCCAGTCGAACGCCTGGGCCACGTGCCCCGTAATGAGCGGGGGTGGCAGCTCCCGGCCCGTCGGCCTCTCCGGACTGACCCTTCTGCTTGTTCCAGTGCGACCCAGCTCTGCTGCCGGAGCCCAACCACGTCATGCTCAACCACCTCTACGCCCTCTCCATTAAGGTGCGTCCCGCCTGCTGGGGGTGTTGGGACGCGTCTGGAAGGCCCCAGCGCCCGAGCGCGCTGCGGAGACGCCGGCACAGAGCTGGGCTTCCGGCCGGGGCAGGCCACCCAGGCCCCGCTCCATGGCTTGGGGCCTGCTAGCGCCCTGTGGGGTCCGTGTGGCAGATGGGTGGATGAGCCTCCTGGGGGGCTGCGGTGGCAGGGGGgctccctgagctgctgccttgtCCCCCACTGAGCTCTAGGCCCTGCACGGGCCTGTCGGCCAGGGGTGACCCTCCAGACTCTGGGATGGGTCTCGGCGTCCCCCCGCGTCCTGGGAGATGGTGGGTCTGGCGGCGTCGCAGCTTTACCCAAGCACAGGTGTCCCCTCTCCCCGGGCAGGACAGGCGGGAAATGCCCCACAACGTCCGCCGCAGGGCGCCCCACACGAGTCCCTGGAGCatcaggaggggctggggagttGAGGGCGGAGCCCGTGCTGGGCAAGGCTCCATGCCCCCGTGGGAGCTGGCAGCTGCCCGCCAacttgatgtcagtgaaacactCCCGTTAAATTAACCCGTTAGGGCCGGCCTCCCCGCGGCGGCACAGACTGGCAAAGAGCCGGCGCCAGCCCCGGCCGAGTGATTGGCAGGCAGCTGGGACGGACGGGGCCTTTGGCTTCCCCCGGgctggccctgcaggctggccGAGGTGTGGTCAGTGCCCGCTGGAGGGGAGACGGCTGGGCCGGGCCCTGGTCTCtggtggccgggggcgggggggctgggccgggccctgGTCTCTGCGGCTCTaggcccagctgctgccccgcACTTTCTGCCAGCCCCTCCCGTCGCCCACGGCCTGCTTGCGAGGCCCTCGGCATCTACCACCGGGACTCATCCGTCTGCGCCGCCGCCCCAGTGCTGCCCCCTCCACCGCCCGCGCTCTGGCTGCACAAGGCAGCTCCACTGGTGCCAGGACAGTTCCCAGCCTCAGTGACTCCGCTCCCATCCTGGCTAGTCTCCCGCCCTCGCCCCACTGCCTGTGGGGCTGTCCCAGCCGGGGGGTGTCCCGGGGTGGCGGTACCACAGCTCAGCGTGTTCCCTTGCAGGACGGCGTGATGGTGCTCAGTGCCACTCACCGCTACAAGAAGAAATACGTCACCACTCTGCTGTACAAGCCCATCTGAGCGGGGCCTGGCCACGCAGCGCACCAGAGCCGCCACGCTGTCTGCACGCACGGCACCCGACCACCGGAGAGCGGGGCAGGCCACGCAGCGCACCAGAGCCGCCACGCTGTCTGCACGCACGGCACCCGACCACCGGAGAGCGGGGCAGGCCACGCAGCGCACCAGAGCCGCCACGCTGTCTGCACGCACGGCACCCGACCACCGGAGAGCGGGGCAGGCCACGCAGCGCACCAGGACTGCCACGCTGTCTGCACGCAGGGCGCCCGACCACCGGAGAGCGGGGCAGGCCACGCAGCGCACCAGGACCGCCACGCTGTCTGCACGCACGGTGCCCGACCACCGGAGAGCGGGGCAGACCACGCAGCGCACCAGGACCGCCACGCTGTCTGCACGCAGGGCGCCTGACCACCGGAGAGCGGGGCAGGCCACGCAGCGCACCAGGACCGCCACGCTGTCTGCACGCAGGGCGCCCGACCACGGGAGAGCGGGGCAGGCCACGCAGCGCACCAGGGCCGCCACGCTGTCTGCACGCAGGGCGCCCGACCACCGGAGAGCGGGGCAGGCCACGCAGCGCACCAGGGCCGCCACGCTGTCTGCACGCAGGGCGCCCGACCACCGGAGAGCGGGGCAGGCCACGCAGCGCACCAGGGCCGCCACGCTGTCTGCACGCAGGGCGCCCGACCACCGGAGAGCGGGGCAGGCCACGCAGCGCACCAGGGCCGCCACGCTGTCTGCACGCAGGGCGCCCGACCACCGGAGAGCGGGGCAGACCACGCAGCGCACCAGGACCGCCACGCTGTCTGCACGCAGGGCGCCCGACCACCGGAGAGCGGGGCAGGCCACGCAGCGCACCAGGGCCGCCACACTGTCTGCACGCAGGGCGCCCGACCACCGGAGAGCGGGGCAGACCACGCAGCGCACCAGGACCGCCACGCTGTCTGCACGCAGGGCGCCCGACCACCGGAGAGTGGGGCAGGCCATGCAGCGCACCAGGGCCGCCACGCTGTCTGCACGCAGGGCGCCCGACCACCGGAGAGTGGGGCAGGCCATGCAGCGCACCAGGGCCGCCACGCTGTCTGCACGCCTGGAGAGCGGGGGCTTGGCTCTAGCACAGCCTGGCAGGGGACAGGCCCAGCAGGCGGGTGGCTGAGCGTGTCCCTCCATGCTCGGTGGGTGAGATTTGATTTGACTCTCTTCTGGCtttgctgagctccctgcctggcctgctgcCTGCCAGCCTGGCTTCCTGTGGGGGCCCTAGCAGGCCAGGAGCTGAGGAGGCCTTTGGCCAGTTCCTTCTCCCTCTGTACCggcctggggcagagtgggggcgtGCCGGGGGGGCGCTGCAGCTGGGTTCTACAGGCCTGGCCTggtttccccacccccccccagctgctggttTGAAAGtggccctggctccccacagcagagAGCAGGTTCAGTCCCAGCTcttctcctgtcccccccccccccccgagccagctCTTGTGGGCCTAGGCCCCAGCACGCCCGGAGCCTGGATATCTGTGGGGCCAAGGGGTGGGTGCCCCGGGTGAGGCTGTGACGGGGCCCTGTGGGAGGAAGAGCGTCTGAGACCTGTGCCCCTCTCCCCGGGCGATCCCTCCCCCctgcggggccagggccagggccaggctcctgcagcaccatggcCCCAGCGCTCCCCCGCGTGTGAGCGCCAGGCAGGGGGCTCcagagcctggccctgggggggcCAGCAGCTGCCAAGGCTGCTCCTGGCCAGGGGCGCTCATctgcgctgggggtggggcctggagctggtCTCGCTGTGGGGTGCAGCGTCGCCTGCTCTCCCGGGTCCCTGTGCAGCCTCCCGCACGGTGCTCACCTCGCCTGGCTCCCGGGCCTGCGGGGGCGCCGTGGGGGGCTGGATGTGCATGGCCGTGGGGGGCTGGATGTGCATGGCCGTGGGGGGCTGGATGTGCATGGCCGTGGGGGGCTGGATGTGcatggcccgggggggggctggatgTGCATGGCCCGGGGGGGGCTGGATGTGCATGGCCGTGGGGGGCTGGATGTGCATGGCCCGGGGGGCTGGATGTGCATGGCCcggggccctgccctgctggatCCTGCAGGGAGCCGGAGCACCGCCCTGCCCAGCGGCCGTGGGGCTCCTTGAGCACGAGGAGGCCTTTGTGCTTGTGGCTCCCTGCCCGCTGGCCTGGCCCAGGGCCGCAGTGTCTCGGGCGCCGGGCCCTGCTGtgcgcagcccctgcccctgccctgcccacggCCACACGGAGCTGCTGCCCCCGCGTTGGAAAGCCCAGCGCTGGGCCCTCGGGCGCAATCCTGCTCCTGGAGACGGGGGCTCGGGGAGCTTGGCCACGTGCCCAGGCAAGTGCtgctgccccggggcctggcgGAGTCCAGTGAGTGGAGGCGGGGGCCTGGCTTGGGGTCCCAGCTTGTTGCAGGGGGCCCTGCGCTGGAGGCCCCTGCCAGGCCCCTCCCTGCCGCCTGAGCGGGGCCCGTGCTGTGGCTCCCGGCTGCCGGCCCCTGCTGCTCTCTGCTTGTGGGGCTCCTGCtccggcctgggcctgggcctgctgctggggggaggctcaggcagcTGCGTGCTGCTTCCCAGGGCCCCCAGCCCACTTTGTGTCACGTGTACGGCCTTGGCCTGGAAGGCGGCGAATAAACGCTGGGTGCAGCGGCCTCAGGCGTGGTGTGTGCCCcttcgggggcagggctgggatcaggctgggcctgccatgggcCCTTCCCgccatggggcagggggctcGGCCGTACCCCGCTGGGGGCCAGCTCCTTCCTCAGGCGGGCGTGTCACTGGGCAGGGCTGCTCTCATgcggcagggccaggccaggccctagGCTCGCGGGGACACAGCCTCCGTGGCCGCCTTGGGGAGCGTGGCCGGGCGGGAGCCGCTGCCCCAAGGGACGAGCCCAGCAGGGTGGGCTGAGGGAGGCTCGGGCCTGGGCAGAGGCTTCCTCTCCGTGCCAAGGGGGGGCGTTCTGGCGGTaagagctggggggtggaggtgggctccacacagcagcgCCGGCGGCCGGGGGCGGGTGCAGCCGCAGCGAGGCCCGTGGAGGCCAGAGACGCCAGTGGCGCTGGGCACAGAAGGTTTATTGGGAGCCCACATGGCTACAGCTCCCCGGGTTCCTCAGGCGCAGTGCACAGACCCCGCCCGGCCGCGTCGCTCTTGGCTCCTAGGCTGGGTGGCTCCAGTGGTGCCGGGGCTGCCGGCGCAGGGGCTCCCGTTGCTCACACAAGcgcagggctgggcccagcagcgAAGGGGGAAGGGCGCCGGGGGCAGGACTGAGCTGCTGGCGGCTCCGTTTTCCCCAAGCAGGAGCCTGACAAGCCGCCCAGCAGGACACGGTCCGGGGCCGCTCCGGCAGGGGCGTGGCGGGCGGGTGGGCTGGCTCCCTGGGGGTGCGGTTTGCAGCGACCCGCATGCGGGAAAGGGGTCACtcaggagcagggcccccggcagCCGGGCCCAGCCTGCTCCAGTCTCTGGCTAGCTCCAAGCAGGGCCCCGGCCAGGCCTGGCGCTCAGGCGCTGGGCAGGTGAACAAAGCCAGGCCAgctctcttcctcctgccaccGCGGGGGCGCCGGGCGGCTCCTCTTCCTGCCGGGCTCCGGCTCCGGGCTTTCCCCTGGAGAGAGACGAGCCCGCTGAGGAGGGGAGAGGCCctcagcccttcccccctgccaagCCAACCTGGGCTGGgcaacctgcccctcccctgccctgctgccatcaGCCCCCAGACCTGGGACTGCTGCCCGGTGCcgcaggctggctgcagggcttccagcagctgctgggggggggggtcctgtggGAGCCGGGCATGGCCTGGGCATTGAGTGCTTCTTGCaccgctgccctggccctgctgcctctgccagccccgctccctgcccgccTGCCATGCaaggcccagccccgcccccgggcaccagCCGGGCTGTTACCTGGGCCAGCGGCACGAGATCTGAGCGAGGGGCCCTGGGGCTTGTTCTGCTGGAGCAAATcgggagagagagaaacagggtcacagaatcacaggactggaagggacctcgagagtcatcgagtccagccccccgccctcaaggcaggaccaagctccgtctacaccatccctgacagatgtctatctaacctgttcttaaatatctccagagagggagattccaccacctcccttggcaatttattccaatatttgaccacccggacagttaggaattttttcctaatgtccaatctaaacctcccctgctgcactttaagcccattactccttgtcctgtcctcagaaaccaagaggaacaaattttcgccttcctccttgtgacacccttttagatatttgaaaaccgctatcatgtccccccttaatcttcttttttccaaactaaacaagcccagttcatgaagcctggcttcataggtcatgttctctaaacctttaatcattcttgtcgctcttctctgcaccctttccaatttctccacatctttcttgaaatgtggcgcccagaactggacacagtactccagctgaggcctaactagtgcagagtagagcggcagaatgacttcacgagttttgcttacaacacacctgttgatacaacctagaatcatatttgcttttttttgcaacagcatcacactgttggctcatattcaacttgtggtccactatgacccctagatccctttccgccatgctccttcctagacagtcgcttcccatcttgtatgtatggaactgattgttccttcctaagtggagcactttgcatttctctttattaaacctcatcctgtttacctctgaccatttctctaacttgctaaggtcattttgaattatgtccctatcctccaaagaagtcgcaaccccacccagtttggtatcatctgcaaacttaataagcatactctctatcccaatatctacatcattgatgaagatattgaacagtacgggtcccaaaacagacccttgcggaactccacttgttatccctttccagcaggatttagaaccgttaacaacaactctctgagtacggttatccagccaattatgcacccaccttatcgtggccctatctaagttatatttgcctagtttatcaataagaatatcatgcgagaccgtatcaaatgccttactaaagtctaggtatatgacatccaccgcttctcccttatccacaaggctcgttatcttatcaaagaaacgATCCCCCCGGGCGGCAtgagagcaacccccccccccccccccgggccagggtGTGAcactaccccccccccgggccagggtGACACACACCCACCGGGGCAGGGCCCACTATAGCATGGAGGGAGAAGGCTGGGCCAGAAACACAAGGGCCCTacacccccccggccccactcAAGACCAAgctgtccctgctcctctcccctcccctcagcacagagCTAGAACCCCCccaagccaggcagcccagctgggagccgcGGGGTCCTGGCACAAACTCACCTCCAGGTTGGCCCTGGCTTTGCTCAGCACCGCGTGCGTCTGGGTCACTGCAACAGAGACGGGGCTCAGGGCGGTGGACACCCCCCGGGGCCCGACGCTCCCCATGAACCGCAGGGCAGGGTCCCCCGACTGCTCAGGCTCagtccccccagccaggcctggcccaCATGGGGCCCAACTGCCCCACGGTGGGGCCTGcaggcaccccacactgctgtgcctGGGGACAGCGGGTAGGGGGCTGATGGGGCAGCTGGCTACCGGCTCCGCAGGGCCTGCCCTGTGG
This genomic interval from Pelodiscus sinensis isolate JC-2024 unplaced genomic scaffold, ASM4963464v1 ctg121, whole genome shotgun sequence contains the following:
- the PRKAB2 gene encoding 5'-AMP-activated protein kinase subunit beta-2 — translated: MGNTTSDRLSGERHGSKSHRSDGASSTHSSKEHPHKIMVGSTDDPNVFSTLDSKLAGEKEFMSWQHDLEESVKPSQQARPTVIRWADGGKEVFISGSFNNWSAKIPLIKSHNDFVAILDLPEGEHQYKFFVDGQWVHDPSEPVVTSQMGTINNLIHVKKSDFEVFDALKVDSLESSETSCRDLSSSPPGLYGQEMYVYRPEERFKSPPILPPHLLQVILNKDTNISCDPALLPEPNHVMLNHLYALSIKDGVMVLSATHRYKKKYVTTLLYKPI